A stretch of Paludisphaera borealis DNA encodes these proteins:
- the deoC gene encoding deoxyribose-phosphate aldolase: MAAELTYERIAKRIDHSLLGPTLTESELEEGCRIAAEYDVASVCIKPFAVSLATRLLSGTNVEVGTTIGFPHGGHATSVKVFESQQAIDDGATELDMVVNIGQVLGGNWSEVASDIGAVVKAAHGRGAIVKVIFENCYLNDEQKIQLCRICGEVGADYVKTSTGYGTGGATHEDLILMRKSSPPQVKLKAAGGVRTLDQAIAVVDLGCDRFGASKTAEILDELKGRLKSKS; encoded by the coding sequence CGGATCGCCAAGCGGATCGACCACTCGCTCCTGGGCCCCACGCTGACGGAGTCCGAGTTAGAGGAAGGCTGCCGAATCGCGGCTGAATACGACGTCGCCAGCGTGTGCATCAAGCCGTTCGCCGTCTCCCTCGCCACGCGGCTGCTGAGCGGGACCAACGTCGAGGTCGGCACGACCATCGGCTTCCCGCATGGCGGTCACGCCACCTCCGTGAAGGTGTTCGAATCTCAGCAGGCGATCGACGACGGCGCGACCGAGCTGGACATGGTCGTGAACATCGGCCAGGTCCTCGGCGGCAATTGGAGCGAGGTGGCGTCCGACATCGGCGCGGTAGTCAAGGCGGCGCACGGCCGCGGGGCGATCGTGAAGGTGATCTTCGAGAACTGCTACCTGAACGACGAGCAGAAGATCCAACTCTGCCGGATCTGCGGCGAGGTCGGCGCCGATTACGTCAAGACGTCGACCGGCTACGGGACCGGCGGCGCGACCCACGAAGACCTGATCCTGATGCGGAAATCGTCGCCTCCGCAGGTGAAGCTCAAAGCGGCCGGCGGCGTGCGGACGCTCGACCAGGCGATCGCCGTCGTCGACCTCGGCTGCGACCGCTTCGGCGCCTCGAAGACCGCCGAGATCCTCGACGAGCTGAAGGGGCGGTTGAAGTCGAAGTCGTAA
- the rpiA gene encoding ribose-5-phosphate isomerase RpiA: MSEEFDSAKARAARSAAELVESGMTVGLGTGTTASLMLRRLGERIRDEGLTFVAVPTSLATAELARELGVELRDIDDVPALDLNIDGADEIDSEFRMIKGRGGALLREKIVACVAKRRVTVVTDDKQVDRLGVGASVPVEVSRMGAKHIERRLQRLGSETELRRNADGLSFVTDGGNLIIDCRFPGIDDPADLDSRLKSVVGVFETGLFIGLCDVLIIGKDDGVERIETHARRSPGCG; this comes from the coding sequence GTGTCAGAAGAATTCGATTCCGCGAAAGCTCGGGCGGCACGGAGTGCGGCTGAACTGGTCGAGTCGGGGATGACCGTCGGGCTCGGGACGGGTACGACGGCCTCGCTGATGCTCCGCCGCCTGGGCGAGCGAATCCGCGATGAGGGGCTCACCTTCGTCGCCGTGCCGACCAGCCTGGCGACTGCCGAGCTGGCCCGCGAGCTGGGCGTCGAACTTCGCGACATCGACGACGTGCCGGCCCTCGATCTCAACATCGACGGCGCCGACGAGATCGATTCCGAGTTCCGGATGATCAAGGGGCGCGGGGGCGCTTTGCTCCGCGAGAAGATCGTCGCTTGCGTCGCCAAGCGGCGGGTGACGGTCGTGACCGACGACAAGCAGGTCGACCGCCTGGGCGTCGGCGCATCGGTCCCCGTCGAGGTCAGCCGGATGGGTGCCAAGCACATCGAGCGACGGCTCCAGCGGCTCGGCTCCGAGACCGAGCTGCGCCGCAACGCCGACGGCCTCTCGTTCGTGACCGACGGCGGCAATCTGATCATCGACTGCCGATTCCCCGGCATCGACGACCCGGCCGACCTCGACTCCCGCCTGAAATCGGTCGTCGGCGTGTTCGAGACCGGCCTGTTCATCGGCCTTTGCGACGTTCTGATCATCGGCAAGGACGACGGCGTCGAGCGGATTGAAACCCACGCTCGACGCTCGCCCGGCTGCGGCTGA
- a CDS encoding ParB/RepB/Spo0J family partition protein — translation MNKRRLGRGLEALLGREEGGFEPGSLEESELIHAPVDQIDPNPYQPRRHFPAAEIASLADSIRQHGMIQPILVRAVGDRYQLIAGERRLRASIEAQLHAIPARVMELDDQRVFELAMVENLQREDLNAVDKATAFREYLSRYGGTQEELAGRLGLDRSTVSNLIRLLELPDEILLAVRDSEITQGHARALLGLPDAETQIVACRRVIAERLSVRQTEALVATGVPTPSRTRVRKDPAHANAVRAPHITELEQQLHQRFGTAVLIRSRTPEKGQIIIDYNTQEEFDRVSSLIRGG, via the coding sequence GTGAATAAACGACGCTTGGGACGTGGGCTGGAAGCGCTCCTCGGACGGGAAGAAGGGGGCTTCGAGCCGGGCTCGCTCGAAGAATCGGAGCTGATCCACGCACCGGTCGATCAGATCGACCCCAATCCTTATCAACCGCGCCGGCACTTCCCGGCGGCCGAGATCGCGTCGCTGGCCGACTCGATCCGCCAGCACGGGATGATCCAGCCGATCCTGGTGCGCGCCGTCGGCGACCGCTACCAGCTCATCGCCGGCGAGCGCCGGCTCCGCGCCAGCATCGAGGCCCAGCTCCACGCGATTCCGGCCCGGGTGATGGAGCTTGACGACCAGCGGGTCTTCGAGCTGGCCATGGTCGAGAACCTCCAGCGCGAGGACCTCAACGCGGTCGATAAGGCGACCGCGTTTCGCGAGTACCTCTCGCGGTACGGGGGAACCCAGGAAGAACTCGCCGGCCGCCTCGGCCTCGACCGTTCGACCGTTTCCAACCTGATCCGGCTGCTGGAGCTTCCCGACGAGATTCTCCTCGCCGTCCGCGACTCCGAGATCACTCAGGGGCACGCCCGCGCCCTACTGGGCCTGCCCGACGCCGAGACCCAGATCGTCGCCTGCCGGCGGGTGATCGCCGAACGGCTGTCGGTCCGGCAGACCGAGGCCCTGGTCGCCACCGGCGTCCCGACGCCGTCGCGGACGCGGGTTCGCAAAGACCCCGCTCATGCCAACGCGGTTCGGGCGCCCCACATCACGGAGCTGGAGCAGCAGCTTCACCAGCGGTTCGGAACCGCCGTCCTGATCCGCTCGCGGACCCCCGAGAAGGGGCAGATCATCATCGACTACAACACCCAGGAAGAATTCGACCGCGTCAGCTCGCTGATCCGCGGCGGGTGA
- a CDS encoding ParA family protein, with product MAKIISVANQKGGVGKTTTAINIAAGLAKSGRTALVIDVDPQCNATSGLGVEPAQRHPLLAGKPLSETVAETSQPNLFVLPGSQSLADADALSASNRQRASTLRQQLTGELSRFDYVFLDCPPSLGQLTRAALGASAELYIPIQCEYFAMEGLSQIIELARQTKARDNHRLEIGGIVLTMYDPALDLANEVVGEVRQYFDETVFESLIPRDVHISEAPSHGRSVLDYAPRARGARAYTELVMEVIDRE from the coding sequence ATGGCCAAGATCATCAGTGTGGCCAACCAGAAGGGGGGCGTGGGGAAGACGACGACCGCGATCAACATCGCGGCCGGTCTTGCCAAGTCGGGTCGTACGGCCCTGGTGATCGACGTCGATCCCCAGTGCAACGCGACCAGTGGGCTGGGCGTCGAACCCGCGCAACGGCACCCGCTGCTCGCGGGCAAGCCGCTGAGCGAGACGGTGGCCGAGACGTCGCAGCCGAACCTGTTCGTGCTGCCGGGGTCGCAGAGCCTGGCCGACGCCGATGCGCTGTCGGCGTCGAACCGCCAGCGCGCTTCGACGTTGCGCCAGCAGCTCACCGGCGAGTTGAGCCGGTTCGACTACGTCTTCCTTGATTGTCCGCCTTCCCTGGGCCAGCTCACCCGGGCGGCCCTGGGGGCTTCGGCCGAGCTGTACATCCCGATCCAGTGCGAGTATTTCGCGATGGAAGGTCTGTCGCAGATCATCGAACTGGCGCGGCAGACCAAGGCGCGAGACAACCACCGGCTCGAAATCGGCGGGATCGTCCTGACCATGTACGACCCGGCTCTCGACCTGGCCAACGAGGTCGTCGGCGAGGTCCGCCAGTATTTCGACGAGACGGTGTTCGAGTCGCTCATCCCCCGCGACGTGCATATCAGCGAGGCGCCCAGCCACGGCCGGAGCGTCCTCGACTACGCCCCGAGGGCTCGGGGCGCCCGGGCCTACACGGAACTTGTCATGGAGGTCATCGACCGTGAATAA
- a CDS encoding nicotinate phosphoribosyltransferase: MTPEPPISLWPDSESLGTITDLYELTMMAGYHASGMAGEPATFEIFVRRMPPNRSYLVFAGLEQAVGDLMRLAFSAEQIEAIRAWPAFRERPASFFEMLRELRFKGDVWAAPEGTVVFPGETLVRVSAPLLQAQWVETFLLASLGYPTLVASKAARMVVAAEGRSLFEFGARRAHGPQAGLLAARAAYLAGFEATSHVEAARRLNIPCVGTMAHSWVQSFDTESEAFAAYARAFPTSTTLLVDTYDTLEGVRNAATLDAPVAAVRIDSGDLAILSRQARAILDAHGRRDVKILGSGDVDENQLAALVAAGAPIDGYGIGTELVTSRDGPALSMVYKLVELEGRGRYKLAPGKKTYPMAKQVYRRRDAAGRFVGDLVARADEPPPADGEALLVPVLRQGRLVDPPPSLEAIRERCKAQITALPEALRKLDSDVAYPVAYSDALEADAARIMDR; this comes from the coding sequence ATGACGCCCGAGCCCCCCATCTCGCTCTGGCCCGATTCCGAGTCGCTGGGGACGATCACCGACCTGTACGAGCTGACGATGATGGCCGGCTACCACGCGAGCGGCATGGCCGGCGAGCCGGCGACGTTCGAGATCTTCGTGCGCCGGATGCCGCCGAATCGCTCGTACCTGGTGTTCGCCGGGCTGGAGCAGGCGGTCGGCGACCTGATGCGATTGGCCTTCTCGGCCGAGCAGATCGAGGCGATCCGCGCGTGGCCCGCGTTCCGTGAGCGGCCGGCTTCGTTCTTCGAGATGCTCCGCGAGCTTCGATTCAAAGGCGACGTCTGGGCGGCGCCCGAGGGGACCGTCGTGTTCCCGGGCGAGACGCTGGTCCGGGTGTCGGCCCCGTTGCTCCAGGCGCAGTGGGTCGAGACGTTCTTGCTGGCGTCGCTCGGCTATCCGACGCTCGTGGCGTCGAAGGCGGCGCGGATGGTCGTCGCCGCCGAGGGCCGGTCGCTGTTCGAGTTCGGCGCGCGGCGGGCGCACGGTCCGCAGGCCGGACTGCTGGCGGCCCGTGCGGCGTACCTGGCCGGCTTCGAGGCGACGAGCCACGTCGAAGCCGCCCGGCGGCTGAACATCCCGTGCGTCGGCACGATGGCCCATTCCTGGGTCCAGTCGTTCGATACGGAGAGCGAGGCGTTCGCCGCCTACGCCCGCGCGTTTCCGACGTCGACGACGCTCTTGGTCGACACCTACGACACGCTCGAAGGCGTCCGCAACGCCGCGACGCTCGACGCCCCGGTGGCGGCCGTCCGGATCGACAGCGGCGATCTCGCGATCCTCTCACGCCAGGCCCGGGCGATCCTCGACGCGCACGGCCGCCGGGACGTCAAGATCCTCGGCTCGGGCGACGTCGACGAGAACCAGCTTGCCGCGCTAGTCGCCGCCGGCGCGCCGATCGACGGCTACGGGATCGGCACCGAACTGGTCACCTCGCGCGACGGCCCGGCGCTCTCGATGGTCTACAAGCTCGTCGAGCTGGAGGGCAGGGGGCGGTACAAGCTCGCGCCGGGGAAGAAGACGTACCCGATGGCGAAGCAGGTATACCGTCGTCGCGACGCCGCCGGCCGCTTTGTGGGCGACCTCGTCGCCCGAGCCGACGAGCCGCCGCCGGCCGACGGTGAAGCGCTGCTCGTCCCGGTTCTCCGGCAAGGACGCCTCGTCGATCCGCCGCCGTCGCTGGAAGCGATCCGCGAGCGCTGCAAGGCGCAGATCACGGCGCTCCCCGAGGCGTTGAGAAAGCTCGACTCCGACGTCGCGTACCCGGTGGCGTACAGCGATGCGCTAGAGGCCGATGCGGCGCGAATCATGGATCGCTGA